GGTTTTCTACGAGGTTTCCTATTACAAATCTGACCAGTTCAAGATAACGGTAAATCTCAATAGGTAATAGATTGGAGGGAAAGTTATGAAAATTATCGTCGCCGGGGACTATCAGGAGATGAGCAGGATTGCGGCTAACATAATAGCGGAGGAAATCAAAAAAAAGCCGGACCTGGTGCTGGGCCTTGCTACGGGGAGCACGCCACTCGGCACCTACAGGGAACTGGTGCGAATGTATAAAGAAGGAAAACTCGACTTTTCCCGGGTAATAACCTTCAACCTGGACGAATACTACGGCCTTTCGCCCGATGATAAAAGGAGCTACCACTACTACATGTACAGGAACTTCTTCGACCACGTAAACGTAAGGCCGGAAAACATCCATATTCCCGACGGAACGGCCCGGGACGTGGAGGAAGAATGCCTAAGATACGACGAAGAAATAAAAAAGTGTGGCGGAATCGACCTGCAGCTTCTCGGCATCGGCGTAAACGGCCACATAGGCTTCAACGAGCCGGGCGATGAGCTCCTGACCGCCACCCACCTGACCGATCTTGCGCCCGATACCCTGGCAGCCAACGCCCGCTTCTTCGGGAGCATTGACGAGGTTCCCAGAAAAGCCATAACGGTGGGCTTAGGTACCATAATACAGGCGAAAAAAATCCTGCTTTTGGCCAGCGGCCCCGAAAAAGCCGCTATAATGGCGGAACTTCTGGATGATGATGCGGTTTCCACCAGGGTGCCTGCTTCGTTCCTGCTTCTCCACAGGGACGTCACCGTCGTGATGGATAAAGATGCGGCTGCCAAAAAAAGATAGACGCTGCGATACAGCCGGCGTCTGATTTCTAGGGGGGTGGTGTAAAATGAAGGTGCTGATAAAAAACGCCCGGGTGATAACTCCCTTCGAGGTGCTGGATGACCACTGGGTTCTGGTTCGGGACGGCAGTATTGCGGAAGTGAAAAAAGGGAGGGAACCCGGTGAAAACTTCGACTTAGTGGTGGATGCAGGGGGTAACTACCTGTCGCCCGGTTTTATCGACATCCACAATCATGGAAGTTACGGCAGAGACTTTATGGAAGCTACACCCGGGGCTCTGGAGACCATAGCTGAATTTCACCTGAAAAACGGCGTGACCGGGTTCCTGGCGACGGTACTCACGGCACCTTTTGAGGAGATGAAAAGGGCGATAAAAAATGCGGCAGGTTTTATAAAAATCCAGGGGCCTGATAAAGCGAGGGCAAAGCTTTTGGGAATTTATGTGGAAGGGCCGTATTTTTCAACTGCAAAAAGGGGAGCCCAGCCCGCAGAATACATAAGGAAACCCGATACGGCCGAACTGGACGAACTCCTTCGCCTTTCGGAAAACAGCATCCGGGTGGTGGCGCTGGCTCCGGAAGCCGCCGGCGCCGAGGATGCCATATCCTTTCTAAGGGAAAGAGGTATCGTGGCCGCCATGGGCCACACCAATGCCACCTACGATGAAGCAAAGCGCGGGATAGATCTGGGCGTGACCCTGGTAACCCATACCTTCAACGGCATGAGGGGGTTCGACCACCGGGAACCCGGGGCTGCCGGTGCGGCGCTGACCGACGAAAGGGTTTACTGCGAGGTTATATGCGACGGCATACACCTGCACCCAGCGGCGGTCAGGCTGATACTAAGGGCCAAAGGAAAGGACAGGATCGTCCTCGTATCCGATGCGATGATGGCCTGCGGGCTTTCCGACGGAGAGTACACCCTGGCCGGTCAGAAGGTTATAGTGAGAAACGGCGAGGCGAGATTGCAGGACGGAACCCTGGCAGGCTCCACCCTTACCCTGGACAGGGCGGTGCGCTACATGGTGAGGACTATCGGAGTTTCGCTTTGCGAAGCGGTGAGGATGGCGAGCCTGAACCCTGCCGGGGCGATAGGGCTCTCGCAAAAGAAGGGCAGTATAGAGGTGGGAAAGGATGCGGATATGATCATATTCGACGATGAGATAAGAGTAAAATGGGCTATGGTGGAAGGAGTTCCTTTTAGCTTTTCAGAGAAAATATAAATCGGGAGATAATAAACCTTATTCTATTGAAGAGGATTCCCCGAACCCCGGGGATTTTTTTGTTTGTTCAGGGCTCCGCGAAAAATAGTTGGTTCCCCACACACCGGCCAGGATCATTAGGGCACCGGCAGCGTGATACCAGAAAAAGGGCTCACCGCGAAAAGCCACGCCGGCCAGGATGGATATGACCGTCGTCAGGTTTGAAAACACCGCCGATTGGGATGCGGAAAGCCGCGACAGCGAGTAGTTCACCAGGAAAAAGGCGATCACCGAAGAGCCTATCCCCAGGTAAAAGAGGGATACCAGGACCCTGCCGTCGGTGAGAGGAGCTAAAAAAGTGCCCGGATTCCCCGATTTCAGGTGCAGTATAAAAGCCACGGTATTGAAGAAAAGAGCCCCCACCCACATCATTACAAAAGTGACTTCAAAAGGCGTATATTTGGTGGAAAAGCGCCGGCTGGCAATGTTGTAAAAAGCTGCTGAGAGCACGGCTCCGGTGAGGAACAAAAGCCCGTGCAGGTTGGCTCCACCGCCGTTTACACCCTGAAAGGCGGCTATGATAATCACACCCGTTACCGAGAGGATGATGAAAAAAGCCTGGGCCAGGCTGGGACGCTCTTTCAGCACGAGGGCGCTGAGAATGGCTACGAAGATAGGGATGAGTGCCATCATCATGCCGGCCTGTGAAGAAGAAGTGAGGTTTACCCCCATGGTCTCAAATGTGAAGTAGCAGACGGGCTGCAAAAAGGCGACCGCGAGAAGGGGCGCAAGGCTCTTACCCCTTAGCGAAAACTTTATCACGCCCGTAGCCGCCAGCAACCCGATAGTGAAAGCTGCCAGGGCAAACCTGAAACCTATAAATCGGAAGGGGTCCACCCTTTCCAAAGCGTTTTTGGTGAACATGAAGGAAAACCCGAAAATAGATGAAAAACCCACTCCTGCAAGATAGCCTTTGACTTTATCTAAATTCATAACATCACCCTCAAAATATAGTAGCATAAAAATTATGGTCTAGGGTATGGGGATGTTTATTGAAAAATTGAGGGCACAATTACTTTATCAAAACAAACCCCAAAGTCACGAGTACCATATTCGTGGCTTGAGTTATCCAAAATTAATTTTGTTTTCGAAAAACTATTGACAACTTACGCGATGTAGAATAAAATTGACTTACATAATATAGATTAATGAAAGGTGATTCTCATGAAAAAGCTACAAAGGATATCTGATGCGGAAAAACAGATTATGGAATACATTTGGAAAGCCGGGCGCCCGGTTACAACTTCGGAAATCATGCGAAATCTACCGGAGGACAAGGCATGGAAGCAAAACACGGTGGTTACTTTTTTGACCCGTTTGATGAAAAAAGGGATACTTAAGGCGACCAGGATAGGAAAAGCCAACTATTATGAACCTTGTGTAACGGAACAGGAATACCGGAATTTTGTAACAAAGCAATTCATAAACGATGTTCATAAAGGCTCCGTATTGGGCTTTATAACCGCTTTGTGCGACAATGGCGATTTGACGAAGGAAGATATTGAAAGCATTTTGAAACGCCTGAAAGAATAGGTGGTGCTTATATTGAACGACATTTACAATCAACTGTTTATCATGTCGGTTGTAGCCGGAGGAATATACCTGATTCTGAAAGTTTTGAGTGCGGTAACCCTTAAATACTTTTCTGCGGCATGGCATTATTACACCAATATAGCTGTATATATGTTTTTCCTGCTGCCGTATCACCGGTGGATGTCCGGGCTTGATCTGAGCTTTCTAAAGATGTCCGACAAAGGCTTCGAACTGCCC
The DNA window shown above is from Thermosediminibacter oceani DSM 16646 and carries:
- a CDS encoding DMT family transporter, which gives rise to MNLDKVKGYLAGVGFSSIFGFSFMFTKNALERVDPFRFIGFRFALAAFTIGLLAATGVIKFSLRGKSLAPLLAVAFLQPVCYFTFETMGVNLTSSSQAGMMMALIPIFVAILSALVLKERPSLAQAFFIILSVTGVIIIAAFQGVNGGGANLHGLLFLTGAVLSAAFYNIASRRFSTKYTPFEVTFVMMWVGALFFNTVAFILHLKSGNPGTFLAPLTDGRVLVSLFYLGIGSSVIAFFLVNYSLSRLSASQSAVFSNLTTVISILAGVAFRGEPFFWYHAAGALMILAGVWGTNYFSRSPEQTKKSPGFGESSSIE
- the nagB gene encoding glucosamine-6-phosphate deaminase, encoding MKIIVAGDYQEMSRIAANIIAEEIKKKPDLVLGLATGSTPLGTYRELVRMYKEGKLDFSRVITFNLDEYYGLSPDDKRSYHYYMYRNFFDHVNVRPENIHIPDGTARDVEEECLRYDEEIKKCGGIDLQLLGIGVNGHIGFNEPGDELLTATHLTDLAPDTLAANARFFGSIDEVPRKAITVGLGTIIQAKKILLLASGPEKAAIMAELLDDDAVSTRVPASFLLLHRDVTVVMDKDAAAKKR
- the nagA gene encoding N-acetylglucosamine-6-phosphate deacetylase, whose translation is MKVLIKNARVITPFEVLDDHWVLVRDGSIAEVKKGREPGENFDLVVDAGGNYLSPGFIDIHNHGSYGRDFMEATPGALETIAEFHLKNGVTGFLATVLTAPFEEMKRAIKNAAGFIKIQGPDKARAKLLGIYVEGPYFSTAKRGAQPAEYIRKPDTAELDELLRLSENSIRVVALAPEAAGAEDAISFLRERGIVAAMGHTNATYDEAKRGIDLGVTLVTHTFNGMRGFDHREPGAAGAALTDERVYCEVICDGIHLHPAAVRLILRAKGKDRIVLVSDAMMACGLSDGEYTLAGQKVIVRNGEARLQDGTLAGSTLTLDRAVRYMVRTIGVSLCEAVRMASLNPAGAIGLSQKKGSIEVGKDADMIIFDDEIRVKWAMVEGVPFSFSEKI
- a CDS encoding BlaI/MecI/CopY family transcriptional regulator; this encodes MKKLQRISDAEKQIMEYIWKAGRPVTTSEIMRNLPEDKAWKQNTVVTFLTRLMKKGILKATRIGKANYYEPCVTEQEYRNFVTKQFINDVHKGSVLGFITALCDNGDLTKEDIESILKRLKE